The Granulicella sp. 5B5 nucleotide sequence GCCAGCAACGCCACCCCCAGCGCCAACCCCAGCGACACCACCTGATTGGCCAGATACGACCGGTTTTTCTTCACGCCCCAAACACTGTTCAGTGCCACTTCCAGCGGCATAAAGACGCCGGTCGCAGTAATGAACAGCATCACCAGCGAGAATACCCGCGTCCTGGTATGCGCAAACGCCAGCACGCGCATGTTGCGCATCACGAACTCCTGGTTGTTCGGCAGGAAGTTCGTCATCATCTCGCCGACGACATCCACCATGCGCGTCGAGTGGAAGACCCGCTGCGCGATCGTCAACAGCAGCACGATGAACGGGAACAGCGAGAGGATCACCTGCGCTGCCACCGAGAACGCGTAGGTATGCACCTCGGTCCGCGTCATGTACCGCGCCAGAGCCTTCACCTGCTCCAGCGTTCCCGCCTCTTCCACACGCGGAGTCGGCTTGGCCGTGAGCCCCGGAGCAATCGCCTGCTCGCCCGGCTCCACAGCGGCTTCGGTTGCAGGTAAAGCGCCCGTGGCGCTGAGAGGGAGGCTGTTCTCGTCGGAGGACATGCAGATAGTCTACTGGCCCCGCAGACGCGCCGCCGCCCACGCAGCGCTCTCGGCAAGCACAGGGTCATCCTCCGCTGCCCAAGCATCGAGCTGCGTCAGGAACTTCACCTCGCCGCTGTTGCCCATCGCAATGGCGACGTTGCGCAGCAGCCGCTTCCGCCGTGTCCTCTCCACCGGCGAGTTCCGGAAGAGCCGGTTGAACCCAGGCCCATCCAGCGACCCGAGCCACTCCAACGCCGGGTTGATCAGCTCCCACCGTGCCGGCAGCGCACCGCTGGCCGCAACCGGTGCCCGCCGGTTCCAGGGACACACCTCCTGGCAGATGTCGCACCCGAAGACCTGCCGCCCCATCGGCGCGCGCAGCTCCTCAGGAATGCTTCCCTTCTTTTCAATCGTCAGATACGCGATGCAACGTGAAGCATCCATCTGTCGCACCTCGCCAACCGGAAAAAGGGCATCGGTCGGACAAGCATCAATGCACCGCGTACAACTCCCACAACGGTCCGCAGCGGAAACGCTTGCCGCCGCGGGTTCTAGCGCCAGCGACGTGACAATCACACCAAGCAGCAACCACGAACCCTGCTTCTGATGGATCACGCACGTATTCCGCCCAACCCAGCCGATGCCCGCACGCACGGCATACTCCCGCTCCAGCAGCGGCCCGGTATCGACATAGCAGCGCGTCTCACAGCCCACGAAGCGTTGCTGTAACTCAGCCTCAACCGTCTGCAACTGACCGAGCAGGACGTCATGATAATCACTGCCCGGATACGCGCTCGCAGCATCACCGGTATTCCCGCTCCACGCATAGCGCGCGATCCATCCAGCGTCCGCAGCAGCAGGATCAATAGAGCGCGGCGCTTGCGCGTTGTAGTTCACCGCACACACAATCACCGAGCGAGCCCACGGAATCGACCGCCGCAGATCGCCGCGGATGAGCTTGCCGCTCTCATCCGCACGCTTCAGATACTCCATCTCGCCGGCATGCCC carries:
- a CDS encoding YihY/virulence factor BrkB family protein, with the protein product MSSDENSLPLSATGALPATEAAVEPGEQAIAPGLTAKPTPRVEEAGTLEQVKALARYMTRTEVHTYAFSVAAQVILSLFPFIVLLLTIAQRVFHSTRMVDVVGEMMTNFLPNNQEFVMRNMRVLAFAHTRTRVFSLVMLFITATGVFMPLEVALNSVWGVKKNRSYLANQVVSLGLALGVALLAMASIALSAAQRSILEWMFVGHTDNFLFGFMGDSFLKICAGLASVGLFFLIYWGLPNRKIPARAVLPTAIVMGVIWEGAKYLYILALPHLDFHAVYGPFYVSVGLMMWAFISGLLLLAGAYVSATRQALRETRKADLKRESEA
- the queG gene encoding tRNA epoxyqueuosine(34) reductase QueG translates to MLLSITDREWIEQRARAAGFDLAGIAAVGTMGGEAATDADQRFAAWIAAGHAGEMEYLKRADESGKLIRGDLRRSIPWARSVIVCAVNYNAQAPRSIDPAAADAGWIARYAWSGNTGDAASAYPGSDYHDVLLGQLQTVEAELQQRFVGCETRCYVDTGPLLEREYAVRAGIGWVGRNTCVIHQKQGSWLLLGVIVTSLALEPAAASVSAADRCGSCTRCIDACPTDALFPVGEVRQMDASRCIAYLTIEKKGSIPEELRAPMGRQVFGCDICQEVCPWNRRAPVAASGALPARWELINPALEWLGSLDGPGFNRLFRNSPVERTRRKRLLRNVAIAMGNSGEVKFLTQLDAWAAEDDPVLAESAAWAAARLRGQ